From one Cyanobacterium stanieri PCC 7202 genomic stretch:
- a CDS encoding protein of unknown function DUF192 (PFAM: Uncharacterized ACR, COG1430~COGs: COG1430 conserved hypothetical protein~InterPro IPR003795~KEGG: cyh:Cyan8802_2350 protein of unknown function DUF192~PFAM: protein of unknown function DUF192~SPTR: Putative uncharacterized protein), with protein MLFSLPLLGCELDNSRADDRHGGMENSQVIPKLPISAITTINGEQIDLEVARTSEQQAQGLMYREAIAPNRGMLFPFEFPRRATFWMKNVNMPLDMIFIYRGEVKSIEANVPPCESEPCPIYGPETIVDQVLELAGGRAEELNIQEGDRLDIQFLEDN; from the coding sequence GTGTTGTTTTCCTTACCATTGTTAGGATGCGAACTCGATAACTCTAGGGCTGATGATCGTCATGGGGGAATGGAAAACTCCCAAGTGATTCCTAAGTTACCCATTAGTGCTATTACGACTATTAATGGAGAACAAATCGATTTGGAAGTTGCTAGGACTTCGGAACAACAGGCTCAGGGTTTGATGTATCGAGAGGCGATCGCCCCTAATCGAGGTATGTTATTTCCTTTTGAGTTTCCCCGCCGTGCTACTTTTTGGATGAAAAATGTCAATATGCCCCTTGATATGATTTTTATCTATCGGGGAGAAGTAAAATCCATTGAGGCAAATGTTCCCCCTTGTGAGAGTGAACCTTGTCCCATCTACGGGCCTGAAACCATTGTGGATCAAGTCTTGGAGTTGGCAGGAGGTCGGGCTGAGGAGTTAAATATTCAGGAGGGCGATCGCCTTGATATTCAATTTTTAGAGGATAATTAG
- a CDS encoding hypothetical protein (PFAM: Protein of unknown function (DUF2949)~KEGG: cyc:PCC7424_0922 hypothetical protein~SPTR: Putative uncharacterized protein) — MPPIIYSHFIEFLRDEINIPPDSIAVARRSVEQNTELMPMVLWQYGLVTLEQLDRIYDWLESY, encoded by the coding sequence ATGCCACCCATTATTTATTCTCACTTTATTGAATTTCTCCGGGATGAAATCAACATCCCCCCTGATTCCATTGCTGTGGCTCGACGCTCTGTAGAACAAAATACAGAATTAATGCCCATGGTTCTATGGCAATACGGTTTAGTTACCCTTGAACAATTAGATCGCATCTATGACTGGCTCGAAAGTTACTAA
- a CDS encoding protein of unknown function DUF561 (PFAM: Protein of unknown function (DUF561)~InterPro IPR007570~KEGG: syp:SYNPCC7002_A2521 hypothetical protein~PFAM: protein of unknown function DUF561~SPTR: Putative uncharacterized protein) has protein sequence MVYVMSLKNLKNAIAQKNALKVISGLNNFDLANVMAVCKAAELGGATFVDIAADQEIIKAVKESINLPVCVSAVEPQVFVNAVEAGADLIEIGNFDSFYAQGINFSAEDVLSLTRETRSLLPNVLLSVTVPHTLPLDEQVELAQKLVTAGADIIQTEGGTSSNPNHSGILGLIEKASPTLAAAHAIARAVDVPVLCASGLSDVTVPMAIAAGASGVGVGSAINKLNDEVAMIAVVRSLTEALNNSSVKTVI, from the coding sequence ATGGTATATGTTATGAGTCTTAAGAACTTAAAAAATGCGATCGCCCAGAAAAACGCCCTCAAAGTAATTAGTGGTCTAAACAATTTTGACTTAGCCAATGTGATGGCAGTATGTAAAGCCGCCGAATTAGGCGGGGCTACTTTTGTTGACATCGCCGCTGACCAAGAAATCATCAAAGCAGTAAAAGAGTCCATCAACTTGCCCGTATGTGTTTCTGCCGTAGAGCCTCAAGTATTTGTCAATGCCGTAGAAGCAGGCGCTGATTTGATCGAAATTGGTAACTTCGATAGTTTCTACGCCCAAGGAATCAACTTCAGTGCAGAAGATGTATTATCCCTCACCCGTGAAACCCGCTCCCTATTACCTAATGTTCTTCTTTCTGTGACAGTACCCCACACCCTTCCCCTTGATGAACAAGTAGAATTAGCTCAAAAATTAGTCACCGCAGGGGCTGATATTATTCAAACCGAAGGGGGTACCAGCTCCAATCCTAACCACAGCGGGATCCTTGGTTTAATTGAAAAAGCCAGTCCCACCCTTGCCGCTGCCCATGCCATTGCTAGGGCGGTAGATGTTCCCGTACTTTGTGCCTCTGGTTTATCTGATGTGACAGTACCCATGGCGATCGCCGCAGGGGCTTCTGGAGTGGGAGTCGGTTCTGCCATCAACAAACTTAACGATGAAGTTGCCATGATTGCCGTAGTACGTAGCCTTACCGAAGCCCTTAATAACTCTTCTGTAAAAACTGTAATCTAA
- a CDS encoding methyl-accepting chemotaxis sensory transducer with GAF sensor (PFAM: HAMP domain; GAF domain; Methyl-accepting chemotaxis protein (MCP) signaling domain~COGs: COG0840 Methyl-accepting chemotaxis protein~InterPro IPR003660:IPR003018:IPR004089:IPR016132~KEGG: cyh:Cyan8802_2778 methyl-accepting chemotaxis sensory transducer with GAF sensor~PFAM: chemotaxis sensory transducer; GAF domain protein; histidine kinase HAMP region domain protein~SMART: chemotaxis sensory transducer; GAF domain protein; histidine kinase HAMP region domain protein~SPTR: Tsr or; CheD) has translation MTQISPKPTPEQPEETSPNQRQESGNEEKNNSPMESSDTVISKSGNGLSSWWQRQNLKNKATITAILMGVIPSIVVGAIGYISTNSQFRNQIDTQIQQNAQGVSREIQTYLINRYDNIRSISESDVLTIQELRGIPVTEADKEVYLNRYLEIYPDYTFINILELNGTSRISTGQIPLPNQFTQSYFEQIITTQQGNISRVQEINGQNYILIGSPILDANNQMTGVVVGGISVDSIQDKLNYVAENNQEFYIVDNENNIVFSGDLNVVGQPLGDVIPQAQNVITGQENLSNLPVSEGVRNGEQILIGFQTWQQQQEVWKTIITLDSRTAFAHQNALLGWLFAGVVITGAAVSVASLYLAKRATSPILEVSDAVKKIGEGDLDQEIPVRSEDEIGLLASNFNEMTSQLRELIQDQQIFANQSNLLKNITFEMTKAFEVNEVFAIAVTEIRKALKSDRVIVYSFDENWAGTIVSESVDPQYPKAFGARIHDPCFEEKYIDKYLNGRVQATDDIYRAGLTDCHLKQLEPFAVKANLVAPILVQDKLLGLLIAHQCSSPRNWRPHEIDFLTQTATQIGPALERVMLLENQQLDSFLSTKLKDISFKIAESLTQDKVFEVATEETRLALRSDRVIVYTFDEDWKGTIIAESVDSQYPEALGAMIKDPCFADKYVEKYKQGRVQSTPNIYTAGLTKCHIEQLEPFEVKANLVTPIIVDGELLGLLIAHQCSAPRQWTESESGFLSQLATQIGPALERVQLLERQKLAESTQRQQKETIQQRALELLMQVDPVSQGDLTIRATVTEDEIGTIADSYNATIESLRKLVTQVQGGSHAVTEVVKEQEEFISNLATEILRQSDDINIALERIQSLSLSARLVRDNAEQAEQAVQQSNRSVEEGEIAMNRTVDGILAIRETVAETAKKVKRLGESTQKISKVVNLISSFADQTNLLALNASIEAAHAGEEGRGFAVVAEEVRSLARQSAEATADIEKVVAEIQQETNEVVKAMEAGTEQVVEGTRLVEETRSSLTQITAASAQINQLVTAISAAAAEQSQTSEEITETMADVATIATETSTAVDDVSRKFRKLLKVSENLQLSVSKFKVK, from the coding sequence ATGACTCAGATTTCCCCGAAACCTACTCCAGAGCAACCAGAAGAAACATCCCCCAACCAAAGACAAGAATCTGGTAACGAGGAGAAGAATAACTCCCCCATGGAATCTTCCGATACCGTTATCAGTAAATCAGGAAATGGCTTAAGTTCTTGGTGGCAAAGACAAAATCTCAAAAATAAAGCTACCATTACCGCTATTTTGATGGGTGTAATACCTTCTATTGTAGTAGGGGCGATCGGTTATATTTCTACCAACAGTCAATTTAGAAATCAAATTGATACTCAAATCCAACAAAACGCCCAAGGGGTTAGTCGGGAAATTCAAACATATCTGATCAACCGTTACGACAACATTAGAAGTATTAGTGAATCTGACGTACTAACCATCCAAGAATTAAGAGGTATACCCGTTACCGAAGCAGATAAAGAAGTATATCTCAACCGTTACCTCGAAATTTATCCTGACTATACATTTATCAACATTCTCGAATTGAATGGCACATCGAGGATTTCCACAGGACAAATTCCTTTGCCCAATCAATTTACTCAATCTTATTTTGAGCAAATTATTACCACCCAACAGGGTAATATCAGTCGGGTTCAAGAAATAAACGGTCAAAACTATATCCTCATTGGCTCACCAATTTTAGATGCCAACAATCAGATGACAGGGGTAGTCGTGGGAGGAATATCCGTTGATAGTATCCAAGATAAATTGAATTATGTAGCAGAAAACAATCAAGAGTTTTACATTGTTGATAACGAAAACAATATTGTCTTTTCTGGAGATTTGAACGTTGTGGGGCAACCCCTAGGAGATGTGATTCCCCAAGCCCAAAACGTAATTACAGGACAAGAAAACCTATCCAACTTACCCGTTAGTGAAGGGGTAAGAAATGGAGAACAAATTTTGATCGGTTTTCAAACTTGGCAACAACAACAAGAGGTATGGAAAACCATTATCACCCTTGATAGTCGGACCGCCTTTGCCCATCAAAATGCCCTTTTAGGTTGGTTATTTGCCGGGGTAGTAATTACTGGGGCGGCGGTAAGTGTGGCTTCTCTATATCTAGCCAAAAGAGCTACTAGCCCTATTTTAGAAGTATCCGATGCGGTGAAAAAAATCGGAGAAGGAGATCTCGACCAAGAAATTCCTGTACGTAGTGAAGATGAAATTGGCTTATTAGCCAGTAACTTTAATGAGATGACCTCCCAATTAAGGGAATTAATCCAAGATCAACAGATTTTTGCCAATCAATCTAACTTACTGAAAAATATTACCTTTGAAATGACCAAGGCTTTCGAGGTAAACGAAGTATTTGCGATCGCCGTTACGGAAATTCGTAAAGCCCTCAAATCAGACCGAGTGATAGTGTACAGTTTTGATGAAAATTGGGCAGGTACCATCGTTTCTGAATCCGTCGATCCCCAATATCCCAAAGCCTTTGGGGCAAGGATTCATGACCCTTGTTTTGAAGAAAAATATATCGATAAATACCTCAACGGTAGAGTCCAAGCCACCGATGATATATATAGAGCGGGATTGACAGATTGTCACCTCAAACAACTAGAACCCTTTGCCGTCAAAGCCAACCTTGTCGCGCCAATCCTTGTGCAAGATAAACTATTAGGGTTACTCATTGCCCATCAATGTTCCTCCCCCAGAAACTGGCGCCCCCACGAAATCGATTTTCTCACCCAAACCGCAACCCAAATTGGGCCTGCCCTTGAAAGGGTGATGTTGTTGGAAAATCAGCAGTTAGATAGTTTCCTCTCCACCAAACTCAAGGATATTAGTTTCAAAATTGCCGAATCCCTAACCCAAGATAAGGTTTTTGAGGTAGCCACCGAAGAAACCCGTTTGGCATTGAGATCAGATCGAGTCATTGTCTATACCTTTGACGAAGACTGGAAAGGTACAATCATCGCCGAATCAGTGGATTCTCAATATCCCGAAGCCCTTGGGGCGATGATCAAAGATCCTTGTTTTGCAGATAAATATGTCGAAAAATATAAACAAGGCAGAGTTCAATCTACCCCCAACATTTACACCGCAGGATTAACCAAATGCCACATTGAACAACTAGAACCCTTTGAGGTGAAAGCCAATCTTGTTACCCCCATTATCGTTGATGGAGAACTATTAGGATTATTAATTGCCCACCAATGCTCTGCTCCCCGTCAGTGGACGGAGTCCGAGTCGGGTTTCCTTTCCCAGTTAGCCACCCAAATCGGGCCTGCCCTAGAAAGGGTGCAACTGTTGGAACGTCAAAAGTTGGCAGAAAGTACCCAAAGGCAACAAAAAGAAACCATCCAACAACGAGCCTTAGAGTTGTTGATGCAGGTAGATCCTGTATCCCAAGGGGATTTGACCATTCGAGCCACGGTAACAGAGGATGAAATTGGTACCATCGCTGACTCCTACAATGCCACCATTGAGAGTTTAAGAAAGCTGGTAACTCAGGTACAGGGTGGATCCCACGCAGTTACGGAAGTTGTGAAGGAACAAGAAGAATTTATCAGTAACCTTGCCACAGAAATCCTGCGTCAGTCTGATGATATAAACATCGCCCTAGAACGTATCCAATCTCTTTCCCTTTCCGCTCGTTTGGTAAGGGATAATGCAGAACAGGCAGAACAAGCGGTTCAGCAGTCCAACCGCAGTGTAGAGGAAGGGGAGATAGCCATGAATCGTACCGTAGATGGTATCCTTGCCATTCGAGAAACTGTGGCGGAAACAGCCAAAAAGGTAAAACGACTAGGGGAATCTACTCAGAAAATTTCTAAGGTGGTTAACCTGATTAGTAGTTTTGCGGATCAAACCAACCTTTTGGCATTGAATGCCTCCATTGAGGCGGCCCACGCAGGGGAAGAAGGTCGAGGGTTTGCGGTGGTAGCAGAAGAGGTGCGCTCTTTGGCTCGTCAGTCTGCCGAAGCTACTGCGGACATTGAAAAAGTGGTGGCGGAAATTCAGCAGGAAACCAATGAG